AGTTCAGTGTCATCGTTCTTTGTATCTGAAGATATCGACAGTATGCATATGACTGGAGGAAAACCCAACATATTGTATGCATCTGCACAAGGCTCTTTGAATCTGCTTATGGTAACAGTTCAAAGGACTTGTCCCTGACAGCTGCCTGCTAAGCCACGAGTATTAATGTATTAATACTACACCGAGATAGGTCCTAACATTTCAATGGCTCACTGCTTCTTAGATCCTCTCCCATTTGGCTATGCCCACAGCAGTTTATTCAGAAAAGCTGGATTGCAGTAGCTTAGTTTTACAAACAATTAAATGACACGTCTCCCTTATTTATGAGCCTGAAATACTATTTCATGTTTCAATGATTTAAGTAATTTAGGGATAAAGAATGCTTCAGGCGTAGTATCTATTAGGATACCcttaaaaatataagtttataGGTTGTAGAACTAAAACATGAAGTAGAACCTGAAAAAAAGTTGCAAACAGGAAGTACTAAATGCatgaaaacaagtattttttttttactagaagtTATAAAAACTAACACCACAAGTTGAGAAATAAATATGGAGTAACTCAAAGAGAATCTTATTCAGCTACTCAGTTTTGGAATTTAAAGTACATTAATTCTTTAGTCTTTGTTGTACTTCAGACACATGTTGAACtaatcattttcctcatctattctCATCATAGGCAATGACTTACTAGTAATCAAATAAACCAGTCAGTTTTTAAGGAAtcatttctctaatgattctGGCATTGTTGCTTATATTTTTGTCTCTTCCATTGGCATGAGAAAATGCTAACAATTTACACACCAAATTGATATCTAGCTACAGTACCCTCATTATTTTGATATACTGGATGCTTTATATTAACTGAAAAATTACGATCATAGCCATAAGCCAgttcatatttcaaaaattttactgTTAAACATTCTGTACCTCCAAGgaattatttccataatttataatattcaaaatgtcagGACTACTTATTGATgctcatttataaattaaaatactctATTGTTTCTATTGCTTAGGACTGTATTATACCCATGGCATCTGAAGCACCCTAGAATCTGGGACTTTTCTTACTCAACAAAGTTCCTTTCTACCACTCTGTAGCATGAAcgtaccattcttttttttaaagtttatctattttgagagagaatgtgcatgcgCGCATGCGGACACACacacgcatgggggaggggcagaaaagggagggagagagaatccaagcaggctcatgcagtcagcacagagcctgatgcatggctcaatctcaccaactgtaaaaaatcatgacctgggccaccatccagagttggacgttcaactgactgagccacccaggtgccccatgaatctACCCTTCTAATCAAGATAGTCTCACAGTCCCATGAATATATTATACTCATTCccatatttcttttattcatattgCTTCTCAAAATATAACATcctcaatctctgtcttttaaaattctatctctTATGATCATTCAAAAGATAATGCttacataattatttaattacttatAAAGGAAGCAAAACTAGGGCCTTGCTTCATACATCCAAAAATATCAGATATGTTAAAAAATGTGGAAGTTAAAATATAACacagatagaaaaatatataaataaatacttgaacaCAGAATAAGGTCTAAGTataaaaccaacagaagaaacAATCACTAGACTTCATAAAAACAAccttttatactttaaaaataactttggaaCAACCTGAAATGACAACAATAAACTGAATTTCCAAATAAGAAACTGGAAGACACCTTTCTGAGCTCCCTTCTCCAAATACTTCAGAAAACACCTGCAGGTTGCTTAAACACAGCAAACAAAAACATAGTCAATAACCGTGTTTCCAATAAGGATTTTCTGCAGCTTATTCTTAGGATTTCTGCTCGTTTTGACTGCTTAATTTGATCCTCTCCCAATATATTCTTTGAAATGCATGGctttcattaatttgttcaacACATGCTTTTATCATACCCCAACCACAAGCCAGACTGTGCTGGATACTAAGACCATACATACTATACCAGTGGGCAAGACATATATGACCTCTTCCATCACTAAACTTAAGCCTAACAGAAGACAAACATCGATCAAGTAATCACACAAAacgtgttaaaaaaataaataaataaaagaggggcacctgggtggctcagtcggttaagcatccaacttcggctcaggtcatgatctcgcggtctgtgatttcgagccctgcgtcgagctctgtgctgacagctagagcctggagcctgcttcggattctgtgtctccttctctctctgcccctcccccacttgtgctctgtctctctctatcaaaaataaataaatgtataaataaataaataaataaataaataagcaagcaagcactATGACAGTATATAAAAAGGACTTCACCTACTGGAGATATGGGATGTGTATGTATCCAAGATTTCCCTAAAGAATTCATATCTACATAAAACAGTACACTCTACCTGCAGGggtatatcttaaatatttttgtacttttcttcatCTCACACAGTAAGTTCTTctatatttgttaaatgacttATTCTCATTAAAACTTATTCCTATTAAAATTATATCCTTTTtaactagtcttttttttaatggtgtacCTGAAGTTGGCTTTAGGATGACTGATACCTTCAGATGAATACTTTGAGAGATAGTTTAGAAAGATACTTTTATTCTTACAAGATTAAACAACTTAAATCTTACCTAGATTGTAAGGTGATTTCATGATTAATATGGCTAAATAGAAACCATCTAGACatcaaaataacatttataattcttaaaaagaattattcacacaAATTATGTACTAAAATAATGcacagaattattaaaaattgtttcacTAACAGTACACATAGgttctaaaaaatgaaatgtcttttaaaagcaCATATTTTCACATTGTATATCCTGGAAGTTTATTTATCACTAATTCGCAAATATCTTTGCATTGCTTGGAAATATTTAGTGAACCAACGTCATCATCTTCTTCAAAGTGATCTGGTGTGCTGCTATCCAGGACATTAAGTTCTAGTTCTGATAAATTAGATGGCAGATAAGAACTCACTTGAGATGTCCGAGGTGACTGGCTTTTTTCTGAAGACTTGCAACcgatttttgttttaagtttagtAACTTTAGAATTATGCACACTGTTTCGATCTACCTGGTTTCCTTTTTCCTCAGTCCAATGTGATACAGACAAATCACTGGTAGAGATACTAGAATCTTCCTCCAAACTTTTATCTGGAATCCTTGAAATATGAGATCCTTTATGTGAGCGTACTGGTGAGCCAGCTGAGAAAGGTGGACTAAGAATAGAACTCTTTTCGCTGCTGTTTTTTCTTATGGACAGTCTTGTTTCACTAGACTTACCTGTGTATTGATTATGTTTTGGATTTTCTGCTGCTAAATGGCTATCACAAGCTTGTAAAATTCTGCTAGTATCCTCGGTGGTATAGAAATCTTCGGAAAAGCAAGGACTGGTGAAGTCATCTGAATACTTTAGTTCTGAGACGCTTTCAGAGCAACTGCTCCCACTTGGTTTTTCACTCATATCATCAGTAAGAATGTCATCATCGGTGACCTTGTCCTGCTTATCCTCTATTTCTTTATCTACTACAATTCTGTCAGCAACTGCAACCTGTTGGAAAAGACATGGACTTTggattttcctttccatttctccttccaaaATACTTGCATGAGTAAACCTTTCTGGGACAATGGAACCTGAAGGACGTATAATTTCTTCCAATAAACCATTATTTGTTCTATGTTCACCACACTCTGTTTTTTCAGTTGCACATTTCAGCTTAGTTTCTTTACCTGTGCTAGGATCATCAAAACCACCACTGATTTGCTTTGAGGTATCACTGTTCTCAGCAAAAGATGCATCTGATTTCGAACACCTATCTTTAGGCAGTTGATGTGGCTTCTGAGGTTGTTCTGCAAAGCTGAATACTTTAACTTTGGATGATGGAAATCTGAGTTTTGCACCCAACATCTGTGCTTGCATTTTTCTATACTGTTCTCTTTTTTCATGCACTAACAACATATCagggtttgtttgctttaaacGTAGTTTAAGTGTATTTGTTAAACCATAAAGCAGCCTCCCCCTTGGAACTCTTTTGGGAGGGTTTCCActgttcttttcaaaatatttctcttttttgagaTTTTCACCTTGGTTCTTTTTATACTGAAGATTCACTGACTTGTCATTTTCCCCCACAGAAAGCTTACCCTTCTTAGATTCAGATTTACATGTGCATTTGGCAGACGACTCTGGTGACTTCTTACCCTCAGTTCTATATAACCAGGCTAAGTGAGGATGTATTTGAGGGGGGCTTGCCACAGGTTGGTTATATAACAAGGACAACTCAACCAACAAAGCGTTTAACAAAGGCAGCTGCCTTATTGTGTTAATTCTACTTTGTTCAGTTTGCCCGTGATATGCAGTTTGATCCCTTGCGCCTTTATCCTGAACATGCGGAGGATTTATGAGCTTTGGAGGACTCTCATGTGTCCCAGAACCAGCATGTTTCAGAGAATCAGTATGTGCTGGGACAGTTACGTGATTTCCCCCCAGAGAAATACCATCCAATTCCTCAGGGGCATTTATTTGAGGTTTAATGGTGATTGTACCCTGTACAGGAGGCATCTTTTCTTGGGTCAAATGAGTGTAATACAGAGGAGGAGGGCAAAATATGTTGGCTTCAATGTCCAACTCTGTGACTCCCTGACATGGGGGGCTAACGCTTCTCATCCCACTAGAATTTGAACAAACAGAGCTGGTTTTGCCATGCTCCACAGAAACCGTGTTACTACGGTTGGGCTTACTATGGAAAGCTATTTCCTTCAAATCCTTCTGTGCCTTTGGGATTTTTAAACTCACAAGGGACTTATCAGCATCTCTTGGTCTTGGCTCTGAGTCTGGCTGCTGTGTTTCCTGTGGGGTCTGGGAACTGACCTCTACACGCTCCACCCCACCTCCTGCGGTAGCGACTGGCCGCTCAAGATGGCCCAACAAGCTGCTTCCCAAATCAGTGAAGCGGTAGCCCAGGGCAATGTCCCCAATCCGCTCCCCGACTTGGTTATGCAGAGGGAAACTTCCTCGATGACCCTGGGAGCAGACGGAGGCGGCCTGTCCCAGGACCTTGTGGGCGGCGGCGGCCAGCGAGATGCTACAGGCACCCAGGAGTCGCGGGGCAGGAGTCGGGCGCCCAGGAGGCAGCTGCAGCAGCAAAATGTAAAGCGGTGTCCGAAGGAGCAGGCGGTGCAGGGTAACGGGGTGCAGGCGGAAGAGACAGGACTTGCCGCGACCGAAGCTGACCAGGCCAGGCCGGGGTTccggggctggggcgcctgggccaTCAGGAGGGTAAACCAGCAGGGTGGGGAAGTCCAGCAGGCGGAAGGCCACTGCGGGGCACAGGTCGCGCGACGGCCGTGGTGGCgacgcctcctcctcctcctcctcctcgtcctcctcttgctcctcctcctccccgaccacgggccgcggcggcggcggcagcagcccGGCTTCAAGACGCACCCAATCTACGAGCAGCTCCAGCGAGAAAAGCCGCTCAGACGAGGGGACCGCCATTGCTGTTGCCCCTGGAGACGCTGAAGCTTGGTTCTCGCGAGAGACCGGGAGACCACAGCGCCTGTCTCTGCTCTCTCGCGAGACTTAAGGGGGCGCCCCGGCTGGCCTAAGGCTACAGCTGTTGCGGGAATTTTCGCCGCTCAAAGTATTTTCCTTTCCAGGCGTGTGTTTACACAATTGCTTATAATCCCGAGGCATGATCACATGatggcaaaaacaacaacaacaacaacaaaacagcaaaacaccagacttattttttgttattgttttggtcACGTTTTTATCCCTGCAGATCTCATGCAGTTTTGAAGCCGGGTCAAGTCTATATGAGGAAAATTGAAGGTAAATCAGGACTTCCTTTCCAGACCCCAGGGCTAATGAAAGCCAGTGTACTTTCCAAGGTCGGCCTTCTCTGGCTGCTGATCCACCCCAAAGATGATGACACTGCTCTGAAGCGGCCTGGGAGCCTCTGGGTGAATTATGATAGCACTGAAACACAAAGGGGCTGTGATCACATTTCCATTTGAGCAATCACCATGTGTGAAATTGATGttaatgattccatttaaaaacaaatacacacacacacacacacacacacacacacacacagagttgggggaaggggaaagatcTTATAACTGTCCCAGGTTTTCAAGGAGAGGTACTTCTAACCTCAGTAAATTAGCCAGCCAGATTGGAACCAAGGCTGATAGCACGGGGAGCCTTGAATGACAGAGTAAGGAATTTGAACTGTAGTCTGTACAAGTTGTTTTGAACGAATAAGTGTGATCATAGCAGTGTTTAGAAATATAGCAATACAAATACAAAGGACGGATTCTACTAATAAATTGAATTCACAGCAGTCTATTGGGAGGCTTTCTCACTGGTTCAGATGAGGGAGAATGATGGCCTGAAATTGGTCAGGGTCAGTTTAGAGGAGAAAGAGGTGACAGACGAGTCATTTGTGATAGCAGAATTTGGTGACTAAGGGAGAGAAGTtatgggtgaattttttttttttgctactgaaggagaaaaaaatgaggcatagattttatatatatatatatatatatacatatatatatacatatgtgtatatttaatgtttatttatttttgagagagcgagagagagggtgcgcacaggcaggggagggggatggaggatccaaagcgaagctgggctctgcgctgacggcagagagcccgacccaggttcgaactcatgaaccacatgagatcacgacctgagctgaagtcggacgctcaaccgactgagccacccaggcgccctgaattgatatatatatttttaaaagttactttggGTTTGGAGGATTGTAGAGTTTGCGGTTCCTGCCAGACATCATGTTTAATTTTAGACAGCTTTATAATTTATAGTTACATTACATCAAAGCTCAGAAGAACATTGTGAAGCTCAAGGGAAATTCAGAATTGGAAGGACTTGATGCTTTAGTGGGAAGACTGAGGAAGGCTCCATTGCAGTATATAAGTAGAATACACTACTCTTGGCCTTGAGAATCTTACTATCTACTTACAGAGGAAACATTTATCCAGCGACATGCTTAATGGATGGGTGACACAGAGCCATAAAAAGCAACATATTCACAAGTGGAAAGCAAGGAGGTATTGAGTCCATATGTGCATCCTGCAACAAGTCTTCTAGATTCGGTTAATAGTGTGGCATATCAGCACTTGCATATCTCCTGCATACAGACAGGGAAACCAATGTCCTTCTTCTATAAGGATGTCGCTTCAATAATATGTGAAGTTTCTACAGGGAGAATATGTTCTTTGCCCAGATACCTTATATTATTGGTATTGCAAtacatgaataatattttataattgtaaatAGGGGTAAACTTAACAAGTGAAACTTCtggtatgaaaattaaaaagcttccGCATTCATAGACCATTCATGGAGAAATAGCACAGTGGAATGGCCGAGAGCCCGGATCCTATAGGCAAACAACCGGCCTCAAATCCTGCCTCTGTGGCCATATATTAGCTTCTCAACAATTTATCATCTTCCTCACCCAAAAGATCAGGTAGTTATAGTATCTACCTTAGAAAACTATTACAATATGAATATATGTGATATTAGTATTATAGTACTATAGTATACTATGCTAAGTAGTATCGTATATTTATatggcctggcacatagcaaataCTTGCTAAGATAAATatctttttacttattatttgcCATTAGCAGactttttgagttttttaaaacgCTAAGGTAGTAATAAGTAATTTATCAGACATGGGCTTATTGTTTATGATCTGTAAAAGTTTATATGCTCTGTACTCTGCCTTTCATGTGGTAGCCAACTGTTCTTGTCATAGGAAAAGGCAGGACGAGGCAAGAAACTATGGATTCATGCACAATAATACCTTAAGATATAAATCTGCTGTGCGATGTTAAGGAGTTTgaagttttttttgggggggggtggcctgGATAAAGATGTTGGCAATGGcgtggagagaaagaaacagactcGAGAAACACTTAGGAGAGAGATCTAATGGGACTGGTTGATTGATTGTATGTGAGGTGTGAGGGAATGGAAGGTGAAGTCCAGGTTTCTACTTTAGGCAGTTAGGTAGGTGGGACAGGTACAGAGAAGCAGGGCATTGTTGTAATTGCTGTTAAACAAGGAGGTGAGAGAGGCCTGAAGAGAAAACTATGAGCTTCAGCGTCTGATATGTTGAGTTTGACATATTTGTCACGCGTCCAGGTTAAAGGTGTAAGTTAAAAGAGAGATCTGGACTGGAAATACAGGTTTATGAGACATGACGATGGAGATGGTAACCTAATTTCTTCGTataaggcataaagaaatatGGCAACGAGACTTTTCTCTTTTATGCGTGTTGTCTCAGGACTGTgcatattgtaataattttggcTTGATTGATAATGAATTAGAATCACATATGATCAGATATGATGCTGACAACCGTATCCGGGGGAATAACTTCAGGGTGAAAAGAGACAAAGTCAGAATCATTAACTAAGGTAAGGCATGATGGGACCTCAGTAATTTTGAGAGGAAAGGGCAGCTGGATTAGTGAAACTGATTGAGCTGTGGGTCTGGCTTTTAAAAGGCAGACAGTACGTTACCATGGTAAGGGCTGTGGACCCAAAGGAATGGGTCCAGCAGGTGGGATGGTTTAGCAAGAGTTGTAACAAAATGGCAGTTGTGGGATTAAGTAGGAGAGCAGCATCATATTCTGGGTGGCTGGTCTACTTTGGAGCGGAAATGCGAACATGTGGGAGCGGAAATGCGAACATGTGGAGCAGAAATGAGAACATGCCGGAGTGGAAATGCGAACATGTGGGAAAAGAGCAGCTCCTGGAGGAGCATGGAGGCAGGTAAAAACCACATAGATGTCGTTCCTCCAACCTAGTTTACTTAGCTTCAGAAAATGGAGAGTAGCTAAGGTGCTACTGAGGGAAGTGAGGTAGACCTCAAGTTTTATGGACCAAATACCTATAAGGAGGAATCTGTAACTCAGGGACCATGAAAATGCCAAGAATTACTCTAGAAGCACCAAGTACTAATTCCAAGCCCCATTAGGAAAGGCATTCTGCTCCCTGTAGACTTCCTGGCTTAGTCAGGATTAGCTCTAAAATCAGATATAACTGCCTATAATTGACATGGGGGCTGAAGATGCCTGCCAGGAGGAGGAACTAAAGTTAAGTAAAGAAAGGGCCAGCATGGAGCTAAGTAGGGGGAAAGTAAATCTaatatccttttttaaagaagaacttTACACAGTGCTTCCTTTCCCCCGTGTAAAAGAATGCAGTCTACAAAAAGCTTACAGCTAGCACGAAGCTTAATGGTGAGAAAATAGAAGCTTTTCCGCTaagtcaggaacaaggcaaggatgtcccctTTTACCACTGCTTTTCAACCCTgaactggaagtcctagcaataagacaataagaaaaggaaaggaaaggaaataaaagattgggaaggaagaaataaaattgtctttgtttgcagGTGCTGTGATCATCGAtgcagaaaatccaaaagaactgaCAAACTCTTGGAAATAATAAGTGATAatagcaatgttgcaggatatcAGGTTAATATACCAAAGTCAACAGCTTTCCTATATGCCAGCAATGAACAAGTAGAATTGGAAATTAAAAGCATAATGTCATTTACATTAGCAcctccccaaaatgaaatacgtaggtataaatctaacaaaatatgtccATGATCTGAAACCATGTGTGCCCCGTAGGGTTAATGAGGTTGCAACTAGTAGAAAATTTAAAGCTTGTTTTTCAAAGAACTGTTTCTCCCTAATCAGCTATTGTATCGTTTCAGGCCCCACTAACAAATCCACTACCTGTCTCTGCAGAAGCCTGGATTCAAGGTCAATTGATATGGTTCCAGCCTATGAACAAGCAATACCCTGCATTCCTTACCCAAGCTAATGAGCCCAAGACCCCATCCAGTTTATACCAGCTCTCAAAACATGTCCCTTCTCCTTGTCCTAAGATATCCTCCTGACATCAGGGGATGAAGTTTGCCTCCTTCTGATGTGAAGTCTCCACCCCAAACTGAAGGTGGGgtgtatgttacatatatgttTGCTCAATTAACatgctccatctttcctcatgAAGAATTGTATGTTTTCCCACCCTTTTCATCAATATGTATGTAGTCTCAACCTCTATGATTATAAGaaatttgttctctctcccttcttggaGGTGAGTTTGACACCTGCCTTCCCATCTCCTTGTTTGGCTGCCTTTCGGATAAATTCTTTCCTTGCTGCAAACCCAGTGATTGTGTTTGCTGCACCTTGGGCAGATGGACTTGGGTTCTGTTACAGGCCTATAAtgaggaaaactagaaaactgacaaattctaagaaaaactgaataaatagaGAAATAGTCTGTTTTTATGGATAGAAAGACTGAATATGgtcaagatgtcagtttttcCCAACTTAATTATAGAATCAGTGCAAAGCCAATCAAAATCCCAAGCATCAAGTTATTTTGCAGATATGAACTGATTCTAAACTGATTCTGAAGTTtacatggaaaaaacaaaaacacaaatagaggaaaaaacaataaagttcaTTCGGAGAGGcaagagacccagaatagccaacacagtaCTGATGAATGAAGTTGCAGAACTGACACTACTCATCTTCAGCTAtggtaattaagacagtgtggtattggtgaaagaatagacaaatagatcaatgggatggaataaaaagcccagaaatagacccttGTAACTATCATCAACTGATTTTTTGGCAAAGGACCAAAGGTAATGCAAAAATGCAAAggcagtgttttcaacaaatggtgctggaacagttGGACATCcacattgaaaaaaatcacaactttcacaaaagttaattcaaaatggGTCACAGCATATTAAATGCAAAACACAGAACTATGAAAGTCCTCCAAGACAACAGAGGAGAAAGTCTAGCTGACCTTGGGCTTACAATCACtgtttagatacaacaccaaaggcatgatccatgaaagaaaaaaatgatagcaagattgtgttaaaattaaaaatgtttgctctgtgaaagacactgttaagagaatgaaaagaaaaggcaaatcctgggagaaaatattttcaaaagatgcatttgataaataaatgttcatcaaAATATGTAAAGGACTCTGAAAATGCcacaataagggaaaaaaaaacccgactaaaaaatgggccaaaaaccTGAACAGACACATCACTAAAGAAGATACATGCATGGAAAATAAGCATGTGGGAGGGGAgcgggtgacttagtcggttaagcctctgactcttcgttttggctcaggtcatgatctcatggtttgtgggttggagccccatatcaggctctgtgctgacagttgtgagcctgcttgggattctctctctccctctctctctctgcccctcccctgctcattctctatctctctctcaaaataaataaataaataaataaataaataaataaataaacaaacattaaaaaacaaataagcatgttggggcacctgggtggctcagtcagttaggcttccaactttggctcaggtcatggtctctcggtctgtgagttcgtgccccacatcgggctctgtgctgacagctcggattctgtgtctccctctctctctgctcctcccccactcatgttctgtctgtctctgtctctccaaaatgaataaatgttaaaaaaatttttttaaaaatgtaaaagaatgctCCCGATTGTATaccaacagggaaatgcaaattaaagcgaGAGAGTGATACCACACACATCTACcagaatgaccaaaatccagaAAACTGACAGCAcaaaatgctggtgaagatgtggagcaacaggaactctcattcattgcggGTGGGGAGGCAAAATGGCActgtcactttggaagacagtttgtcaGTATCTTAAAAGTTTAAACGTACTCTTACTATATGATCCTTGCagtcatgctccttggtatttacccaaaggaactgGAAACTTacatctacacaaaaacctgtacatacGTGTTTATTGTAGACGTATCATAACTATCCAAATGACAATCAGGCAACCAAGATATCTTTCAATAGGTGAACGGAAAATTAACTATGGCACATCCAAACGATAGaacattattcagtgctaaaaaaaatgagcttttaagccatgaaaagacacagaggaagcttaaatgcataataataagtgaaagaagccagtaagAAAATCTGTACACCGTCTGATTCCAACACAATGACATTCGGCAaaaagccaaactatggagacagtaaaaaaaaaaaaaaaaaaaaaaaaaaaaaaaaaaaaaaaaaaaaaaaaatcattggttgC
This window of the Prionailurus viverrinus isolate Anna chromosome D2, UM_Priviv_1.0, whole genome shotgun sequence genome carries:
- the MAP10 gene encoding microtubule-associated protein 10; this encodes MAVPSSERLFSLELLVDWVRLEAGLLPPPPRPVVGEEEEQEEDEEEEEEEASPPRPSRDLCPAVAFRLLDFPTLLVYPPDGPGAPAPEPRPGLVSFGRGKSCLFRLHPVTLHRLLLRTPLYILLLQLPPGRPTPAPRLLGACSISLAAAAHKVLGQAASVCSQGHRGSFPLHNQVGERIGDIALGYRFTDLGSSLLGHLERPVATAGGGVERVEVSSQTPQETQQPDSEPRPRDADKSLVSLKIPKAQKDLKEIAFHSKPNRSNTVSVEHGKTSSVCSNSSGMRSVSPPCQGVTELDIEANIFCPPPLYYTHLTQEKMPPVQGTITIKPQINAPEELDGISLGGNHVTVPAHTDSLKHAGSGTHESPPKLINPPHVQDKGARDQTAYHGQTEQSRINTIRQLPLLNALLVELSLLYNQPVASPPQIHPHLAWLYRTEGKKSPESSAKCTCKSESKKGKLSVGENDKSVNLQYKKNQGENLKKEKYFEKNSGNPPKRVPRGRLLYGLTNTLKLRLKQTNPDMLLVHEKREQYRKMQAQMLGAKLRFPSSKVKVFSFAEQPQKPHQLPKDRCSKSDASFAENSDTSKQISGGFDDPSTGKETKLKCATEKTECGEHRTNNGLLEEIIRPSGSIVPERFTHASILEGEMERKIQSPCLFQQVAVADRIVVDKEIEDKQDKVTDDDILTDDMSEKPSGSSCSESVSELKYSDDFTSPCFSEDFYTTEDTSRILQACDSHLAAENPKHNQYTGKSSETRLSIRKNSSEKSSILSPPFSAGSPVRSHKGSHISRIPDKSLEEDSSISTSDLSVSHWTEEKGNQVDRNSVHNSKVTKLKTKIGCKSSEKSQSPRTSQVSSYLPSNLSELELNVLDSSTPDHFEEDDDVGSLNISKQCKDICELVINKLPGYTM